From the Mus musculus strain C57BL/6J chromosome 10, GRCm38.p6 C57BL/6J genome, the window tgggaattgactcaggagctctggaatagtggtcagtgctcttagctgctgagccatctctccagtcctgtagTGCCACTCGGGGCGAGATGGACAGATCCCTGGTAATACAGCGCTGACAGAGTCTCCAATGAGATGGAAGGCAAGGACTGGCAGCCCAGACTCTTGACCTCTGCATGTATACACGCACATGTGCGTGCCCGCATTTCACACATGAGCACGTGCACGCAGAGATGAAACAGACGGGCCCAGACCAGCCTGAAGCTAAGATGTAGCTGTGGGCAGGCTGTAGTTGTCACTGCTGTTGGGAATGGCCAGCCAGAGTGGGACAAAGGAAACAGCCATGTTGGGTGGGCATCAGCATCGGCTCCTGAGCTGTTTTCTGACCTTTGTCCTCTCCCTTTAGGAAATGCTGACCTTTAACCCACATAAGCGAATCTCTGCCTTCCGAGCCCTGCAGCACTCCTACCTGCACAAGGAGGAAAGCGACGCAGAGTGAGAAGAGGGGCTGCCTTTCCCAGTCTTGGTGGAGAAACCCTCGCTGAAGCGGCAGCCTCTGTTTCCCCCCAAGGCTGTGGAGAATCCTCCAGTTTTTTACAGAGAATATTTTAAGCCTTAAATAACAAGTCCCCACCTCTCCTTACGAGGTTCACCCCCATTACCCTCCCCTAGCTCTACACTAAAGGGCAGGTGTAtctgtcttcttccctccctgATTTATACTGGGATCTTTTTTATAcaggaaaacaagacaagacaaagagtatggtctttatttttctttaatgttttttccAATTGGCTTTGCCACTGGGAGActtggggaaaacaaaacaaacaaacaaaaaaaaaacacgaaaACAAGTTCCCTGCAAGGACCTAGGCAGGCAGTCCAGCTCTTTGGCTGGCAAGATCAgagagaaatgctttctttgaatATTCGGTCAAAATGGCTTTAGTTTCTAAGTTCACTGGTCCTGCTTTGATGAGACTGTAGGTGGGGCTGGGAATGACAACTGATTGGTAGAAATGCTTGCCGAGCActtgtgaggccctgggttatAACTGGTTTTCTCTTGGTGTTCTGACTCTGTCCTTGAAGCCAAgggtcttggggggggggtgcagttaCCCTCCTAGGGCCCGAGGCCTACCTCCCCTCATCCATAATCGTGTTCCCATCAAAACAGACATAAGTCCAACCACCAGTTCTTGGGGGTGAGGTAAGGGACCTcttttctctaaaacaaaaccataGGGCCACCCCTAGGTGTTTGTAAAGATggcaaggccaggcagtggtggtgtacgcctttaatcccagcacttgggaggcagaggcaggtggatttctgagtttgaggccagcctagtttacacagttccaggacagccagggccatacagagaaaccctgtctcaaaaaacaaaaaaatggcaaAGCCAAGTCAGAAGGATCCAGGGGCTGGCTGAGTGTGGTGATGccagcaggaggctgaggcaggagggtctggaATTCAAGGTCTTCCTTGGATACAGAGCTAGCTAGAAACAGCCTAGGCTGCAGAGATGCTATCTGGGAGGTCAAAAGTCTCATAGGAAGGCACTGGGGTTGGCTCGAGGGTCCTTTTGATTCCGGAATCTCATTGCTAGCCAAACACCAAGGATCTacgggagaggaagagagaaaggttaTTTCTGGACCATGGGGTTGAAGGCTTGAGTGTGTACATGAGGAGTCATTACCTCTGTGAAACTAAAGAAGAGCCCAACACCTCCTAGGATCTTGAGGGCTTTGTCTGAATGTTTAAGGAACCTCTCCCCACACATCTGGCATGTAGAGCTCTTAGTTTTGCACACCTGGTAACAGACATATATAGAGAATTCAAAGTTGCTCACCTGCCCTGTCCAAAAAGCTGTAGTGAATGTCCCAGGAATGACTAATCCTTCATCTTACCGCACTACAGGAAGTATCATCTTGTAGGCGCAGGGTTGTAAGGTTGAACAAGCCACAGCAGTCAAAACTTCTCTCCAGTTCATGCCGGGTACTGTTGCTCAAGACCGACCACGAAGCATTGATGACATCTGCCTAGAGAGCACACAGGCATTAACATTCGTTAGAACATTATTAGACATTAGTCTCCTCACATACCCTTCGGTTCAGGAGTCTCCATTTCCCTGCTTTAGCAAGGAAAACCCCACAGAGACCGCAGCGTGATCATTGGTAATGTGAGGTGTCTCAGGGTCTCTCTGCATCTTGGGGAATTAACCATATGTGTCAGGGAGCACACATCTGTGGAAGCAGTGGGTCTGAGCAAGGATGAGATGAAGGGGTCAGATAAAAGTGGAGAAAGCAAGCAAGTACATGAAAGGGCTTACCCTTACCTGTGTGTTTCTGTTAATAGCCAGACATGAGCAAGAGATTCCAAACTGGAAgatgaagaccaaacctaggatGATCATATACTGAGAAGAAGTTAGGGCAAAAAGACctgttttccatttaaaatacCTCAttcagggagacagacagacaaagctgTGTGGTAGCCAGCCTAGTGTGAGCTCCAAGCTAGGACTACATAGCATAGGCCCAGTTTCTGTCTTTAAAATCTCACCACTGTAATTCTAACTGCGATGTGGCAGGCAAGGGGGCAGAGTTCAAGGCCCTTCTCTGTTCACAAACTGCACTTTTTATCAAGTTGGGGGAAAACCGTCAACTTGTGTGGGTTACAGAGTAAGAACAAAGAGACGTGTTTGAGGTCCCCTGGTCCCCTTCCCAGGAAAAGCCCGCTCAGGCCCCAATCACTAAGGCCAGGATACAAAGAAGAGCAGCACTTGATGGTGGTTCGCGGCGCCCACCAGTCCTGCCACCGCgatgaggagaaggaagactCCCACAGCAATGACTCCTCCAATGATGTGAATGCTAGACACCACACCGAGGCCCTTGCCCCAGGCAGCCACGCCAATGAGCAAAAAGCCCACAAGCTGCAAGAAATAGAAAGAATACACTTTATTCAGCCtgatgtggtggctcatacctgcaaCCGCAGCACAGCGAAGTTCCAGGTTAGTCTGTGCTAGCTAGCtcgctatacagtgagacccggTCATCGCCAAAGATTTCTAGCAATGCAGCACAGCCCAAGGCTATATTACAAGGGGACGTGGACTTGACAAGCTAAGCGCTTGAGGTGTGCAGTCAGTACTGTTCATCTCTAAGCGCACTTCCCAAGCAACTGGGAATGACTGAGAGAGAGTAGGGCAGGGTAAGTAGGTACCTAACACACAAATGGAAGCCTTGGCGTTGTCTAGTAACTCTAGTTTGGGAAGAAACTGGAGCAGAAAGTGAAGACTGGAACTATAGGCCCTCAGTCTCCAATCCACCCCTGCCCACCACCAAACAAGCCCCCTCATCACCGGAAGTCTATCTATCCTCTTCCACGGAAGTACCCAGGAATTCCCTCTTCGCCGGAAGTTTCTGGGAAGCTTCCCAGAACCCCCAGTACACCCCTCTCCACGCCGGAAGTCCCCTAGAAACTCCCCCATTCTTTCCGCCCCGGAGATTTATCCATTTCCAAAACCTCACCATATAAACCACGTTGAGAGCGCACAGCGCATTCCTGGAACAGGCAAATCCGCCGCAAACCATCTCCCCAGATCTGGGGACCCAAATGGTCCCAAGACTTGTGGGGAGGGTATCGAGGACCGTCTTGTAGGACTCCCAACCGCGTCTATCGCTTTAAATCCAAGCCACCCAAACCAATTCTCTGCGCCTGCACCGTCCCACCCCTGCTTCTGGATTGGTGAAACTCGTGGCTAATCCAAGACATCCAGGACTTCAATGCCAATCAATCTGCATTACGTCAccagcctgcctcccagtctTGCCCTTAGTTTCTTCATTggaggaaacttaaaaaaaaaaaaaaaagaagaagaagaagaggaaggcgaaagaaagaaagaaaccgaGGCCAGGGTTTCTAGACAGTGTCTTAGAGACCAGAagctaactaaaaaaaaaaaaaaaaaatcttggattCCTGAGTACGGAATTTCGAGACTAGGAACCCGAGGAGATACTCAGGAGACTCAGGTGAACAGAAAAAAGGGGTTTCGTAGAGGTGAGAGGAAGGGGCTCTGCACCTCTAAAGGTAACCCTTTTCCGCCGATTTCCCGTGTTTCCCGATGATCTCACGTTGGTGCCATCGTTTCACTGTTATACTCTGGAACAGTCATACTCTGGAACAGCACGAGGAGCCAAATGCACTATGAAGCCCAGCTAGAGAGGATCCAAGTCGGGCGTAGCATTAGCGGGCAAATCCTCACGCATTTGTTAACTGTGTTTGCTAGTACTCACGTTCCGTTCTGCATCCCTTTCCCTGCAGTGTGGACACGCCAGAAATTCAGGTGGAAACAGTGACTTGAGGCCGGCGCATTCCTGTTCGTGACAAAACCACAGGCACAGACGCTGGTGTGCTCTACATCTTTAGAACACAAACGTGCTGGATCAGGCTTGGCACATGACGCAAAGTGGGGGCGAGTCTGGAATATGAATAAATAAGAGCCTCCATActgtctctttttaaatttttatttttattttatgtgcattggcgggtttgcctgcatgtatgtctgtgtgaggatgtcgtATCCCAGGAAATGTAGTGTACCCCAGGAAATGTAGTTGcaaacagttgtaagctgccatgtggttgctgggaattgaacccaggtcctctggaagaacagccagtgctcctaatcactgagccatcatctctccagcccggaggCTCAATACTTTCACTCCAGTGGGTGGCTGGTCGATAACGTTATTGCATAAGCGTTTGGATACAGTGCCCTTTTAGTGGAGTGACAAACGACActacctttctcttcctcctgggcAAAGAAGCAGCTGTGGTAGGAATGAAGCCAGAGAATGCTCCCATCAGCTCCACACAGTGATTCGAGCCCACGTGTGCTCACACCCTGTGACTGCCAACAGTCTATCCGTGCTGCAGTCAAACTGCATGGGTTTGAACTTTCTGGCTCACCATCTGCACCGGCCAGGTACTTAAATCCCCTATATCTTCTTCATCTGTCAAAGAGGGAAAGACGGCCATGCAACACACCTAGCAATACTTCTTTAACAAATTCAAGATGGTCATGTGGACTAAATGAGTTAGGATATATAAGATGCTTGAATCAGTACCCAGTAGCTAGCAACGCTCAGTTATTACTGTTTAgtccatttttaaagatttatttattattataattaagtacactgtagctgtcttcagacacaccagaagagagtgtcagatctcattacgggtggttgtgagccaccatgtggttgctgggatttgaactcaggaccttcggaagagcagtcagtgctcttaactgctgagccatctctccagcccctgtttagTCCATTTTTGTGGAGTCCAGTAAATCCAAGCATAACCCCTTTatctccaaattaaaaaaaaaaagttcaaagttatccttcCTAAATCACCCTCAAGAAGATACTCTTGAGTCAGCTCCAagattaagagcacttggcttcagtttccagcacccaaatAGTGGCTCATAACCCGCCATAGCTCCAGAtggaggcaccaggcacacatatggcacAACATATACATCTAGGCAATACACTcacattaaatacatttttttaaagatttattcatttatttattatatgtaagtacactgtagctgtcctcagacactccagaagagggagtcagatctcgttatggatgattgtgagccaccatgtggttgctgggatttgaactcctgaccttcggaagagcagtcgggtgctcttacccactgagccatctcaccagcccaatacattttttaattttaatttaatcttaTGTTTATGAGTCCCCTATCTGCATAtacatctgcatgccagaagagggcatcagatctcagtatagatggttgtgagccacgtaTGGTtgtcaggaattgaactcagaacctctagaagagcagccagtgctcttaaccactgagccatctctccagcccaaaatattttttttgttgttgtttgttttggtttggtttttggttttttttttgtttttttgttttttttttgttttgtttttggctttttgacagggtttctctgtatagccctggccgtcctggaactcactctgtagaccaggctggcctcaaactcagaaatacgcctgcatctgcctcccaagtgctgggattaaaggcaacaaaactaaaatttaaattaactaAATACTGACCAGGCAGCAGTGCCACaagccttcagtcccagcactctagaggcagaggcagtgtgatttttgaggccagcttggtctacagagtgagtttcaggacagccagggctgcacaaagaaaccttgtcttcaaaaataaaaataaaataaataaaaaataaaagtaaatacttCTAAAATAGTTTTCTAAAGGAGATATGCATAAGACAATAATTGGGTATCTCCAGACAGGTTTGGATGAAACCCAatactgaggagatggctcagtggttaaagtgccTGTTGTGTGTCTTGAGGACCAGAGATTAGATCCTAGAGTGTACAGAAGAGTCAagtagagggctggtgagatggctcagtgggtaagagcacccgactgctcttccaaaggtcaggagttcaaatcccagcaaccacatggtggctcataaccatctgtaacaagatctgactccctcttccggagtgtctgaagacagctagagtgtacttacatataataaataaataaataaataaataaatctatctatctatcttaaaaaaaaaaagaaatattaaaaaaaaagagtcaagtaGAGggaatgaagagatggctcagtggttaagagcactgtctgctctgcaagaggtcctgagttctatccccagcaaccacatggtggctcacaaccatctgtaatgggatctgatgccttcttctgcaggcagaacactgtatacataacaaataaatcttaaagaaaaaaaaaaatagagccaaGTAAGTGTGGCTGCTGCCTGTAACCCTCTAGCACTGAGAGTGGAGACAGGGGTCTTCACTGCAAGTTGGCTAGCTAGTTTAGCCTGTTAGCCTGTTAGCAAGCTCTGGGCTtgctgagagactctgcctcaataaACAAATTGGAGAGCAGTCACCTCTGGGCTAACCCACACAAAGGCACACGTGTACATGTACTCCCATGCACACATCCTGTGAACGGTAGTTTTAGCTGTCTTGTCACAGTTtagaatcatttgggaagagggtcTCCGTTGGATTGGGCTATGGGCCTGTCTTCATTAATTAATATGGGAAGAAGCAGTCCACTGTGAGTGTCCCCACTCCCTAGGCAGGAAGTCACGAACTGTATAagagcatatatgtatatatacattcagCTCCCTCTGCTCTTGATTAAGAATTGTAAGCTGAAACAAACTCTTTTTGACTAAGTTGCTTTTTGACAGAGTATTGTATCACAGTAAGAGAAATGAAACCAGAACACATGGGATCACACATGCCTCtgaacaccatacacacatacacatgccaagAATAATACTTACTGGGCCAAACTACCCATTACCCATGACTCCAAACTTGCGTTATCTCTGTTTTCTCCACCAATTGCTCATTCTTCTTCTATTTCAGGTCACAAATGGAGGGCAGAGCAATGGTACTGAGTTATGAGTTGGCAAGTACCTCACTATGTGTGTCTCAAATTACAAGTATAATTAGATTTTTGTTCACCTTTGACTGGCCTTTCTGAACAATAATTTCCACTTCTTCATATTAGTGATAAATGATCCCACCCTTTGGGCTTGTTGTGAATATATATGAAAGTATGCTGTAAATGATTACATGTTATACGTGCTAATTActgtgctagaaactgaacttggAGCATAGAGTTTTGTCAGGTTATAGGTTTTTTTCTCCCCTATAACCCACTCACCCCATAACTACTTGGATCTTTTATGGTTATAGTGAGTAGCTGACTAAGGGAAGCCTTTAGAAATGTGTAGAGAGACAGGTAACTCAGCCTTATCTTTAATGGCTGAGATATTTCTCCAGCACATGTAGGCCTCTGTGGTGACAGACCAAGTAATTGTATATGGatttctgtggttttctttttaaaagatttatttatttatttatttatttatttattatatgtaagtatactatagctgtcttcagacactttttcttctctctctggccccactcactctggcccaaagatttacttacaccgtcgctgtcttcagacaccccagaagagggcatcagatctcattacgggtgattgtgaaccaccatgtggttgctgtgatttgaactcaggacctttagaagagcagacagtgctcttaaccaccgagccatctctccagccttgatttctgtgtttctctaagataaatttgcaaatcaCCAAGAGTATGGATCCTACCTGAAATTCTACTGGCCACATTCTCCCAGAATCCACGGCCATCTTAATTTGCTACCTCCCACTGAGGCAGTGGGACTGCTTATTAAGGTTGCTCCATTCACCTGACTGAGCAATCATAACCGGGGCTGGCTGTCGGAGCTGAAGGGCCAACGCTAGAGGGGGCAGGAGGTGTAAGAGGTAGTGCAGTGTGGGTTGTGGGTTTGAAGCTCACCAGTCAGGAAGTGAGGCCGACAGACGGAAGGGCGGGCAGGGTCGAGGAGTTCTGGGGCACAGCAGAAGGGGCCTTCTGAAGTTTGGGGGTTGCAGGGTCATGGGCTTCAGAAGCAGAGGTGGTTGGTAGTCTGGCAAGGCAAGTCTGCGCAACATGCATGCCCAGAGGCAGTTGGCTATAGCCACAGTAAGAGCAGAAGTCAGGCGACATGAGGTGGCCAAGCAAGCTCTGAGCCGACTCAGGAAGCTGGCAGAGAGAGTGAGTGACCCCGAACTCCAAGCTGGCATCCAGGCCTCACTGGACAGCGTACGAGGTAAGAGATGCATCAGTCCCTAACTTGGCTGCTTTGGGGACCAGTACAGGGCATGGAAATGCTTAGCCGTGCGTGTCTTAACAGAGTTTCTGGCTGTTCAGGCATTGACTTCCTCGTTCCTGAGATGGAGCTGGGAATTGGGAAGAAGACATTAGGGGAGATGGGAAAAGACATGGGGGGGTATTATTATTCCTTTTCCCAAAGCCCAACTCTGAACAGAGTACGGGTCACTGTGGGACTGACCTTCTTGGCAGCAGAGAGTGGACACACACTGGGGAGACAGACCCGATAGATGGAGTCCCTGTCTGAGGAGTCTAGAACAGGAAGCTGTCGGGACAGAAGGTTCTGGGACTCGGTAACGTGTTCATTCCCAGGACCCACTAAAGATCAGTGACCTCTTGTTCTCCAGCTGtagagaagcacacacacacacacacacatacacacacacacacacacacggggggggggggggatacaccACAAAGGATGTCAGGTTCCCAGACACACTAACCCTTAAGACTCCACACTTTATACAGCCGCAGTGCAGCAAGGACCCCAGGACTTGCCTCAGTCccctctccttctgtctcccctTCTTGTCTTCCCCTTGGGTTCCTTCCGTTCTACCTCCTTAGTGCCATTAGAGTAACTGATGACAACACTGGGAGGAAGTGCTGTCATGGCAACAGCATCCGCCACATCCTCCTGCCCACTGTAGCCTTGGATCCTGTGCTGGGGCCCTGGCAAGTCTGTTCTCCATCCATGAGGCCCAGCACTGAGGAACTGGGGGGCTGTTACACTCCATCCATTTCTGGATTCCCAAGAAGCTGGCTTTCTTGCTTGTGAATTATGTCAGGGAGAAACAAGCCCGTCCTCCATCAGACCCTGATCATTCCAGTTATCAGACCTCTCTGCTCCCAGCTACTTCTTTGGGAAGGgagtgtcaaaacaaacaaacaaacaccttctGACACCAGGGCACAATTTGGAGGCAGGCATGATTGATTTAGGGTTTTAGTGGGATAGCTTCCACGCCTCTGTCTTCTCATTACCCT encodes:
- the Tspan31 gene encoding tetraspanin-31; amino-acid sequence: MVCGGFACSRNALCALNVVYMLVGFLLIGVAAWGKGLGVVSSIHIIGGVIAVGVFLLLIAVAGLVGAANHHQVLLFFYMIILGLVFIFQFGISCSCLAINRNTQADVINASWSVLSNSTRHELERSFDCCGLFNLTTLRLQDDTSCSAVCKTKSSTCQMCGERFLKHSDKALKILGGVGLFFSFTEILGVWLAMRFRNQKDPRANPSAFL
- the Tspan31 gene encoding tetraspanin-31 isoform X1; protein product: MIILGLVFIFQFGISCSCLAINRNTQADVINASWSVLSNSTRHELERSFDCCGLFNLTTLRLQDDTSCSAVCKTKSSTCQMCGERFLKHSDKALKILGGVGLFFSFTEILGVWLAMRFRNQKDPRANPSAFL